Within Deinococcus actinosclerus, the genomic segment TCCATGCTGCAGCTGGTGTCGCTGGGCGGCCTGACCGCCGCCGCGCTCGTCACGTACCTGGAACTGAAGCTGGGCATCAGCATGTTCAACCCCGGTATCGGCGGCGTGCCCGTCATGTTCCAGCAGTTCTTCTGGTTCTACTCGCACCCGGCGGTGTACGTGATGCTGCTGCCCTACCTGGGCATCGGCGCGGAGATCGCCAGCACCATGGCCCGCAAGCCGCTGTTCGGCTACCGCGTGATGGTCTACTCGATCCTGGGGATCGTGCTCGTCAGCCTGCTGGTGTGGGTGCACCACATGTTCGCCGTGGGCCTGCCCGAGGCGTGGCAGATCGCGTTCATGATCGCCACCCTGATCGTGGCGGTTCCGACCGGCGTGAAGATCTTCAACCTGATCGGCACCCTGTGGGGCGGGCGGATCATCATGAAGACCCCCACCTACTGGCTGGTGGGCTTCATCTTCAACTTCCTGATCGGCGGGATCACCGGCGTCTCGCTGGGCCTGATTCCCTTCGACTACCAGGTCACGATGTCGTACTACGTGGTGGCGCACTTCCACAACGTGATGATGTTCGGCACCGCGTTCCTGGCGATGGGCGGCCTGTACTACTGGTGGCCCAAGATGACCGGCCGCTTCCTGAACGAGAAGCTGGGCCTGGCGCACTTCTGGCTGTTCATGATCGGCTCGTGGATGACCTTCCTGCCCCAGTACATCCTGGGTCTGCTGGGCATGCCCCGCCGGTACTACACCTACCCCGCCGGGAACTTCGCCTGGACGGAACTGAACTTCATCTCCACCCTGGGCGCCCTGACCCTGCTGGCCGGCGGCGTCGTGTGGGTGTGGAACATGCTTCAGAGCTTCCGTCAGCCCGCCACGGCCTCCCCCAACCCCTGGGGCGGCTTCACGCTGGAGTGGACGGCGGACAGCCCGCCCAAGCCCTACAACTTCGCGCACGACTTCCCCACCACCTTCCCCACCGAGCGTCCCCTGTACGACTGGGAGCAGAGCGGTGAGACCCTCACGCCGGTGGACCCCAAGAGCATTCACCTGCCGCAGGACAGCATCTGGCCGTTCATGACCGCCGTGGGCCTGCTGCTGATGGGTTACGGCCTGAGCTTCGGCTGGTTCACGAACTACCACCCGGGCACCGGCCTGCAGCCCTTCGCGGACGCGAGCTTCGCGTTCAAGCTGGCCACGGTCGTGCTGTACCTCAGCTTCCCGGTGTTCCTGTACAGCCTGTTCAAGTGGGCGGGCACCCGTGAATACGCCGTGCCGGTCGCGCACCACCACCTGACCAAGTACGACAACGGCTTCATGGGCATGGCCTGGTTCATCATCAGCGAAGTCGGCCTGTTCGGCGTGCTGATCGCCGGGTACGTGTACCTGCGCGTGTCGGGCTTCGCCGAGCCGCCCGCGCTGCGCCCGAACATCTGGCTGGCTGCGCTGAACACCCTGATCCTGGTCAGCTCCTCGTTCGTGATTCACCGCGCCGAGCAGGACAACCACCACGGCAAGCTCACCCGCTTCCGCCTGGGTCTGTTCGTCACGCTGGTGCTGGGCGCGCTGTTCATGCTGTTCCAGGTGTACGAGTTCAGCCTGTTCGGTGTGGAAAGCGACTGGAAGCAGAACCTGTGGCAGGCGTGCTTCTTCACCATCGTGGGTCTGCACGGTCTGCACATCCTGATCGGCGGCACCGGCGTCGCCCTCCCTTACTACCAGTCCATGACCGGCAAGATGGACAAGTACAACCACGGCTCCATCACCCCCGCCAGCCTGTACTGGCACCTGGTGGACGTGGTGTGGCTGCTGATCGTTGCGATCTTCTACGCCTGGTAACACCCGGCACAAGGCAGAGGGGGGCGCCTGCGAGGGCGTCCCTTTCGCGTTGTCGGGGCAGGGCAGTGGTCGTGCGTCGGCCTCCGGGGGACACGTCACCCCGCGCCTCTCCCCTACCCTGCGGGCATGACGGGTGTCTCGAGATGGGTGACGGCGGCGCTGCTGGTGGTCGCGGCGGTGCTGGGCGGGTTACTGGTGATGCGGCGGGCCGCGCCGGGCGTGACGGCCGGTGAGGCGCTGGACGCTCCGAAGGCACTTCCGGCGCTGGCGCTGGTGAACGACCGGGGCCAGGCGACGACGCTGGCCGCCTCGGACGGGCGGATGCGGCTGGTGTTCTACGGGTTCGTGCGCTGCCCGGACGTGTGCCCGGCGACGCTGGCGAGCCTGAAGAACATGTACGCGGCGCTGAGCCCCGAGCAGCGGTCGCGGGTGCAGGTGCAGTTCATCACGGTGGACCCCGGGCACGACACGCCCGGCGTGATGCGCGAGTACCTGAACCGCTTCGATCCGGCGTTCACCGGCCTGACCGGGAAGCCGGGGACGATCGACGCAGCGGCGCGGGAGATGTTCGTGGCGAACGTGGCTCCGATGCCCGCAGAGGACCACAGCGCGCATATGGACATGGAGCAGGGGAAGACGTCCAGTGGCGCGGCGAATGCCGTCCAGGTGGGCGCGGCGGCGTCGGTGGCGGCGCGCATTCATGGGGATCAGGTGAGTGTCGTGGACGGTCAGGGCCGTTTCGTGCGGGTGTACGGGAACCTGGACGTGGTGGGCGGTGACCTGGAGCGGGATCTACCGGGGCTGATCCGCCAGTACGCGGGGCGCTGAGGCTGAAACCGCCCCGGCGTATTCCGTTGACAGCGAACTTGCGCTAGACTCTCTGTTATGACTGAACCGCTCGACGCGGCCCTGCGGCCCAAGACCCTGACGGACTACGTCGGGCAGGCGCGACTGAAGGAGAAACTCGGCGTGTACCTCCAGGCCGCGCGCGGCCGCAAGGAGGCGCTCGACCACACCCTGCTGTTCGGCCCGCCCGGGCTGGGCAAGACCACCCTGGCGCACATCATCGCGCACGAACTGGGCGTGAACATCCGCGTGACCTCCGGCCCGGCCATCGAGAAACCCGGCGATCTCGCCGCGATCCTCACGAACAGCCTCGAAGAAGGCGACGTGCTGTTCATTGACGAGATCCACCGCCTGGGCCGCGTCGCGGAGGAGCACCTGTACCCCGCGATGGAGGACTTCAAGCTGGACATCGTGCTGGGGCAGGGTCCGGCCGCGCGCACCATCGAGCTGCCGCTGCCGCGCTTCACGCTGGTCGGCGCGACCACCCGCCCGGGCCTGATCACGGCGCCCATGCGCAGCCGCTTCGGGATCATCGAGCACCTCGAGTACTACACGCCCGACGAGATCGGCGTGAACTTGTTACGCGACGCCCGCCTGCTGGGCTTCGGGCTGGACGAGGAGGCGGCCGTCGAGATCGGCGCCCGGGCGCGCGGCACCATGCGCATCGCCAAGCGGCTGCTGCGGCGCGTGCGCGACTACGCCGACGTGGCGGGCGAGACGACCATCGGCCTGCCCCGCGCGCAGGACGCGCTGGACAAGCTGGGCCTGGACAGCGCGGGTCTGGACGACCGCGACAAGAAGTACCTGGAAACCCTGATCCACCGCTTCGCGGGCGGCCCGGTCGGCGTGGACACACTGGCCACCGCGATCAGCGAGGACAGCCTGACCCTGGAGGACGTGTACGAGCCGTACCTGATCCAGCTGGGCTTCATCAAGCGCACGCCCCGGGGTCGCGTGGCCACCGCGCACGCCTACGACCACCTGGGCCTCCCGGTCAGCGGTGACCACGACCTCGGGTTCTACGCGAACTGACCCGCATAGCCCTCTCTTCACCTCGCCTTCAGGTCCGGTCACGCTGTCCTCAAGCTCCCATCAGACGCGCCCCATAGTCTGATGGGATGCTGGACGTTTTCTGGGGTCTGGGAGGCATGGCCGTACTGATCGGCCTGGGCCTCCTCCTGAGTGTGAACCGCCGCGCCGTGAACTGGCGCACCGTGGGACTGGCGCTGCTGCTGCAGATCGCCTTCGGACTGATCGTGCTGCGCTGGCCGCTGGGCCGCCGGGCGCTGGACGCCGTGTCGGGCGCCGTGCAGGGCGTCGTGAACAACGCGCAGCAGGGCATCAATTTCGTGTTCGGGAACCTGACGAACGGGCAGCTGGAGGGCGCGGGGTTCATCTTCGCGTTCGGCGTGCTGCCCATCATCGTGTTCTTCAGCGCGCTGATCGCCGTGCTGTACCACCTGGGCGTCATGCAGGCGGTCGTGCGCTTCCTGGGCGGCGGCCTGAGCCGCCTGCTGCAGACGAGCCGCGGGGAGAGCCTGTCGGCCACCGCGAACATCTTCGTGGGGCAGACCGAGGCGCCGCTGGTCGTGCGGCCCTTCATCGACCGCATGACCCGCTCGGAACTGTTCGCGGTGATGGTCGGCGGACTGGCCAGCGTGGCCGGCAGCGTGCTCGTGGGGTACTCGCTGCTGGGCGTGCGGCTGGACTACCTGATCGCCGCGTCGTTCATGGCCGCGCCCGCCGGGCTGCTCATGGCGAAACTGATTTTCCCGGAGACCGAACCCACCCAGGACTACAAGGGCGATATTCCCGAGGACCCGGAGGGCCGGCCCGTGAACGTGATCGACGCGGCGGCGCGCGGCGCGAGCAGCGGCCTGGGCCTCGCGCTGAACGTCGGGGCGATGCTGATCGCGTTCATCGGCCTGATCGCGCTGCTGAACGCCATCATCGGGCAGCTGGGCGGGCTGGCGGGCCTGCCGGACCTGAGCATCCAGCTGCTGCTGGGCTACCTGTTCGCGCCGCTGGCGTTCCTGATCGGCGTGCCGTGGGAGGCCGCCACGACCGCCGGGAGTTTCATCGGGCAGAAGCTCGTCACGAACGAGTTCGTGGCCTTCGTGGAATTCGCCCAGACCCTCAAGGCGGGCAGCGTGACGCCCAAGGTGGAGGCCATCGTGACCTTCGCGCTGTGCGGCTTCGCGAACCTGTCGAGCCTCGCGATCCTGCTGGGCGGCCTGGGCAGCCTCGCCCCCAGCCGCCGCGCCGACATCGCCCAGCTGGGCCTGCGCGCCGTGGCCGCCGGGACGCTCGCGAACCTGCTGAGCGGCACCCTGGCCGGGATGCTCCTCGCCTGAACCCGCCCCCCCATCCGGCTGCGGGTGGGGGTCTCACGCGGCGCCCGGCAGCGCTGCCTCTACACTTGGGGCATGAGTGAGTTGCAGGTGCAGGTGTTCGGCACGCGCAAGAGCAAGGAAACCCGCGCCGCCGAGCGCTTCTTCAAGGAACGTAAGATCAAGATCCATTTCGTGGACCTGAAGGAGCGGCCCATCGCCAAGGTGGAGCTCAGCCGCTTCGTGCAGAAGTTCGGCCTGAACGCCCTGCTGGACCTGGAGGGCAAGGCGTACGAGCGCAGCAACCTTGCGTACCTGCGCACCACCGAGGACGGCGTGATCGCCAGGATCATCGACGATCCGGAGCTGCTGCGGCTGCCACTGGTGCGCGCCGGGAAGCACCTGACCGTCGGCGAGGACCCCGACGGCTGGAAGGCGCTGGTCGCGGGGGGCTGACCGGGGCGCCCTAACGCCCCCCGCTGACGTCGAGGGTGGTGCCGGTCACGTACGCCGCCTGCGGCGAGAGCAGCCAGAGGACGGCCTGCGCGACCTCGTCGGGCGTGCCGCCGCGGCCCAGGGGGACGCTGCCCGCGAGGCGCGCCACGCGCTGCGGTTCGCCGCCCAGCGCGTGGATAGCAGTGTCGATCAGGCCGGGGCGCACGCCGCACACGCGGACGCCCTCGGCGGCGACCTCGCGGGCCAGGCCGACGGTCAGGGTGTCCACGGCGCCCTTCGAGGCGGCGTAGTCCACGTACTCGCCGCCCGAGCCGAGCACGGCCGCGCGGGAGGAGACGTTCACGATCACGCCGCCCGGCCCGCCGTGCCGGGTGGAGAGCCGCCGGACAGCCGCGCCCGCGCAGAGGAACGCACCGATCACGTTCGTGGTGAGCACCCGCTGGAGCCGCGCCGCGTCGAGTTCGTCCACACGCGCCTGCCGTTCCAGCGTCCCGGCGTTGTTCACCAGGGCGTGCAGGCCGCCCAGTCCGGTCTGCACGGTGTCGAAGAGGCGTTCCACGTCCCCGGCGTCCCCCACGTCGGCCTGGACTGCCAGCGCGCGGCCCCCGGCGGCCTCGATCTCCTGGACGATCCCGGCAGCGGCGGCGGCGTCCTGGCGGTAGCTCAGGCCCACCGCGTACCCGGCCTGCGCGGCGAGGCGGGCGGTGGCCGCGCCGATGCCCCGGCTGCCACCCGTGATCAGCACGGTCTTCATGTGCGCGCCGGGCCGTACGTGAGCAGGAGGACGCCCGCGCCCAGGTCCCGCGTGGCGAGCAGGGGCAGGGGCAGGTGCTCCAGTGTGTCGAAGAGCCGTTTGCCGCGCCCCAGCACGAGCGGGAAGACCATCAGGCGCAGTTCGTCTACCAGTCGGTGCCTCAGGAGCGTCTGCGCGAGGGTGCCGCTGCCGTACACGAGCAGCGGGCCGCCCGGCTGAGCCTTCAGGGCCTGCACGTCGGCCACCACGTCCGGCCCCAGCGCGGTGGCGTTCCACGCCAGCGGGCCGGGACGGGAGGTCGCCACGTACTTGGGCAGGGCGTTCATGCGGTCCGCGAACGCACCGGTCGCGGTCGGCCAGTACGCGGCGAATTCCTCGTAGGTGGTGCGGCCCAGCAGCAGCGCGCCGCTGGCAAACAGCTCGTCGCGTTTGAACGGCCCGTCGTCCGGGTCGTAGGGCGCGCGCCACGGCGAGTGTTCCTCGTACACGCCGTCCAGGGACACGAATTCGGTGACGATCAGGGGGCGCACGCCTTACCTCCTTAAGCGGGTTCGATGCGGATGCGGGTGTTGTGGAAGGTGCTGCCGCCCCCCAGGTCGGTGAGGGTCTGCGCGGTGAGCTCGTTGATGCTGCGCCCGTCCGGCGCGCTGAGGCCCCACCACGTACCCTCCAGGATGGCCGCGCCGGGCTGCGCGGCGTCCGTGACCTTCACGCGGCGCTGCACGCTGCCGATCTCGCTGGTCAGCGTGGCGAGCGCCCCGTCGGTCACGCCGGACGCCTGCGCGTCACCTGGGTGCAGCAGCAGGTGCGGCTCGCCCCCCTCGGCGCGGTTGAGGTTCGCCAGATTCCCGTAGGTACTGTTCAGGAAGTGATGCGCGGGCGGCGTGAGCAGCCGCACCGGGTACTCGGCGTTCAGGCCCGCCAGGGGCTCACGGTGCGCGGGCGCGGGGCTGAGCTGCACCTTCCCGCTGGGCGTCTCCGCGCCGTGCGCGTACGGCAGGAACCCGTCGGGGAGGTTCAGGCGGACGCTGCCCTCGGCCTTCAATCTCTCGGGGGTGATGCCCGCCACGAGGGGGTGGTCACTGGCCAGCAGCTCCTCCAGCAGCTCGTCCACCGTCCAGTACACACTGGGTTCGGTGACGCCTAGGCGGCGCGCGAGTTCCTGGAACACCCAGGAGTTCGGCCGCGCCTCGCCGGGGGCGTCCAGCGTGGCGGGGTTGTACCCCAGGTAGTGGTGGCCGTAGCTGGTGTACACGTCGGCGTGCTCGGCGAAGGTCGTGGCGGGCAGCAGGTAGTCGGCCAGCCGCGCCGTCTCGGTCATGGCCTGTTCCAGCACGACGACCAGCAGGTCGTCGCGTTGCAGGCCCGCGCGGACCCGCCCGGCGTCCGGGGCGACCACGGCGGGGTTGCAGTTGTAGATGAACGTGGCCCCGAAGCCCCGTTCCGGGCGCAGGGCGGCGGCGTACTCGTTCATGTTCACGCGCGCCGCGTCCGGGCGGATCAGGTGCGCGGCTCCCAGCCGGGTACGGTTCAGCCGGAACGCGCCGCTGTTGCTCAGGGTGCAGCCCCCACCCCGGTGCCGCCAGTCCCCCGTCAGCGCGGGGATCAGCGTCACGGCGCGGAGGTTCGTGCCGCCGTGCTCGTGGCGGGTCATGCCGTACCCCACCCGGAAGTACGTGGGCCGCGTCGTGCCGACCGCGCGGGCGAACGCACGGATCACGTCCGCGTCCAGCCCGGTGACCTCGGCGGTGCGCTCGGGCGTCCACTCGCGGGCCGCCTCGCGCAGCTCCCCCACGCCGGTGGTCGCCTCGGCGATGTACGCCTCGTCCGTCCAGCCGTGCGCGAACAGCTCGTGCATCACGCCCAGCGCCAGCGCGGCGTCCGTGCCGGGAATGATCTTCAGGTGCTCGTCCGCGAAGGCCGCCGTGCGGTTGCGGTACGGGTCCACGCACACGATCCGCGCCCCGGCCTTGCGGGCCGCCGTCAGGTGCGGCGTCAGGTGACTGTTCGTACTCAGGGAATTGATGCCCCACAGCACGATCAGCCGCGCGTGCGCCACGTCCGCCGGGTCCACCCCGAAGCGCGTGCCGTAACCCAGGCTCCAGGCCTCGGTGCCCGCCGTGGCGCAGATCGTCTCGTCCAGTTCCGGGGCGCCCAGCGCGCGGAACAGCGCATGCACGTGCGTGCCCTCCATCAGGCCCATCGTGCCCGCGTAGTTGTAGCGCAGGATGCTGCCGGGCCCGCGCGTGTCCAGCAGGGTGCGCAGGCGCGCGGCGATGTCGTCCAGCGCCTCGTCCCAGGTCACGCGCGCCCAGACCGGCTCGGCCTCCGTCTTCGCGTTCACGCGTTTCAGGGGGTACAGCGGCCGGTCCGGGTGGTTCGCGCGGGCCGGGTAATGCACGGTCTTGGCGCACGCGAAGCCCCTCGTGATCGGGTGGGCGGCGTCCCCCGTCACCTTCAGCATCCGCTCCGGGCCGCCCGGCGCGTCGCGGCCCACCGTCACCTTCAGGCGGCAGGCGTCCGGGCAGTCCAGCGGGCAGGTGAGCAGCACATCACGCGAAAGGGAGTCGGGCGCGGTCATACCGCGAGGATACCCGCCCCCACCCCTGCACCGGGAGGGCCGGTTCAGGCGGACGGAGGCGGTGAGGTGGCGGTCACGGGAACGCCCGCCACTCCCCTTCCGAGATGACCTGGGTCACGCCGTCCACCACTTGCAGGGCGCTCTGGTCGTCCAGGGCGTAGGCGGGCCCGCCGATCTGCGCGGCCCACGCCTCGGCGTTCGCCATGCGGTTGTCGGGGAAGTCGGGGTAGTTCAGGTGCGGGAAGATCGGGACGTCCACGAGGCCCAGCCCGCGGTCGTCGCCGTCCGCCCCGGCCCACGAGACGAACTGTGAACCGATGCGGGGCGTCAGGGCCATGCTGCCCGCGCTCACGCCCACCCAGACGGTGTCCTTCAGCTCGGGGAGCAGGTCGGCCAGTCCGGTCTGCCGCAGCCAGTGGGTCAGGAACGCTGCGTCGCCGCCGTCCACGAGGAGCACGTCGGCGGCGCGCACCCACGCCTCCCACTGCTCGCGGGGCCGGTGCGGCAGGGCCAGGAGTTCCAGCAGGCCCACGCTGGCCCAGCCCAGGTCCACCATCGGGGCGGGGCTGCGTCCGGCGACGAAGCGCCACGCGCTGCCGGGCGTGCACCAGGGGTGGCCGTGCTGCGCGGTGGGAATGCACAGCGCGTGACACTCGGCGGTGGGTCTGCCCAGCCTCTCGACCAGCGCGGCGTGGATGCTGGCGTTCGTGACGCCGCCGGAGGTCAGCAGCAGTTTCATCCGCCCGCCGCTGCGGTGCGGGTCACGTCGTACACGCTGAGCACGTTCCCGGACCCGGGGAAGGTCTCCGAGCGGATCAGGCGGAACTGCACCGGGGGGCGGCCCGTGAACAGCGGCGTGCCGCCGGGCCCGGCCAGCAGCGGGAAGGTGGTCAGGTGCAGTTCGTCCACCAGTCCGCGGGCCAGCAGGTCGTTCCACAGCAGGCGGCTCAGGAGGATCAGCAGCGGCCCGCCCGGCTGGCCCTTCAGGGTGCGGACGGTGTCGGGCGCGTCGGCCACGCGGACGGCGCGGGCGTTCGGGAAGGCGGTCAGGTCGTCGGGGGTCAGGTGGTCGGACACGATGACCACCTCGATCTGCGCGATGCGGCGCGCGAAGGCCCGGCGGACGTCGGTCGCGCCCGGATCGGTCAGGACGCCCTGCCAGTAGCGCAGGTTGTTCCGCGCGGACTCGCGCCCGGCCAGCAGCAGCGTGCCCGCGCGCTCCAGCAGCGAGAGCGTGGCGTGATCGAACCCGTCGTCGGCGTGGTAGTCGGGGTGCTGGTACTCGAACAGCGGCGCGAGGGTGCGAGTGGCGTCCTCGTAGCAGCCGTCCAGCGTGACGAAATTACAGACGATCAGGGGACGCATGCGGGGGGCACCTCCGACATTCAGGGGCGGGCGGTGATCTGCTGGACACTCCAGCCGTTGCCGTCGGGGTCCTGGAAGGACAGGAAGCCCACGAAGTTCAGGTCGTCGTCGGGCGTGGCGGGGCGGGGGGTGGGGCCGCCGCGCACCTGCATGTCGGAGACGGGCACGCCGCGCGCGAGCAGTTCGGCGTGCGCGGCGCGCAGGTCGTTCACGACGAGCTGCATGCCCCGGAGGGTGCCCGGCGGCATGGGCCGCAGCGCGGAGCCGATCACGACGCTGCACCCGGAGCCGCGCGGCGTGAACTGGATGAGGCGCTGGCCGCCGCGCACGGTGTCGTGGTCGACGTGAAAGCCCAGCCCGTCGGCGTAGAAGGCGCGGGCGCGGTCGAGGTCCGTGACGGGCACCACGATGACTTCCAGGGTCCAGTTCATGCCGGGAGGTTCACCTGCCAGGACACGCCGTGCGGGTCGTTCAGCCACGCGAAGCGGACACTGAAGCCGTAGTCGTCGGGGGGCATGAGGTACTCGCCGCCCGCGCCGAGCGCGCCGCACACCCGGTCGAATTCCTCACGGGTGTCGCAGTCGAGGAACAGCGACGTGGACGGCGTGAACGTGAACGCGTGCGGGACGGGCGAGTCGGTGACGCGCACGCGCTGCCCGCTCAGCTCCAGTTCGGCCATCTGCACGCGGCCTTCCGGGGTGTCCTGGCGGTGCAGGAGGCGCGCGCCAGGCAGGGTCAGGTACAGCGCCAGGGCGGGCGCGGCCTGTCCCTGGAACATCAGAAACGGGGTGACGGCGCGCATCAGCCGGGCTGGGGGAGGACGTTCATCATCCAGTGGTGCCCGTAGCGGTCGGTGAGCTGCCCGAAGGTGCCGCCCCAGAACGAGGGGCTCAGGGGGTGCGTGACCGCGCCGCCCTGAGAGAGCGAGCCGAAGACCTGCCGGGCGTGCCCCAGGTCGTGGGTGGTCAGCGCCAGGGTGACGCTGTGGGTGCGGCCCACGTCCTCGGTCATGTCCGAGGCGCTCAGAGTCAGGGCGCCGCTCGTGAGGCTGCCGTGCAGGATGAACTCCTGCATGTGCGCCGGGATCTGCGCGGCGACCGGGGAGTCCGCGACGGTCATGAGGTCCAGGGTGCCGCCCAGGCAGGACCGGTAGAACTCCAGGGCCTCGCGGGCCTGTCCATCAAAGCCAAGGTAGGGGTGCAGGGTGAACATGGGTGACCTCCAGGGATCAGGTGTGCGTGAGGCTGGCCAGGACGGCCTGGATGCGGCGGGTGCGGGTCGCGTCTGCCCTGGCCGTCTCGACCTGCCGGGCGTGTTCCCGCTGGCGGCTGGGGCTGAGCTGGCTGAAGGCGTCCCGGGCGCCGGGCTGCGCGTCGAGGGCGGATTGCAGGTCGGTGGGGAGGGTCACCTCGCGTGGGGCGGCGTCGGGCGTCAGGGTGACGGTCACGGTGTCCCCGGCATTCAGACCGGCAGCGGCGCGGTGTTCGGCACTGACGGGCAGCAGGGTCTGTCCCCCCATGACGCCCAGGGTGGAACGGTAGCTGTGCGTGCCGTTCAGGGTGACGTGGACGGACGGGCGGCGGCCCGAGTTCAGTTCTGTGATGACGTGCTCGGGGACGCTCAGGCCGGTGGCGGTCTTGCCGTGCAGAGTCAGGGTGGCGGTGAACGTGGGCATGAGCGCTCCTGTGGTGTGCGGGGGACGGGGCAGTGGGGGGCCCGCCTGCGATCTGCGGCAGGTGTGGCGGGCGTCCGCCACGCCACCGCCCCACCAACGAATACCTACGAATGATTTAGCCTACAGCAGAACACATTGGAATGCAAGTCGCTATTTGATCGCAGTCAAGCCGGGAACCGGATAACGCAGTCTCCTCGCTCCAGCCATAGCCTTCAGAGGCCCTGAAGATGACCCTCAAGACCTCTGCCATTGGGTATGCCACTCGCCCCGCCACGCACCCGACATCTGCGGCGGTGACCGCTGCTGGACGCCCTACTTCAGGATGCCGCGGTCCACGAAGGCCGCCTTCACCGTGGCGGCCGCCTGGGCGCCGTACATCACCTGCGCGGTGTCCACGGTGTGCTGCGCGGCCGCCGCGAAGGTGGTGTCGGGTGCAAAGCGGAACTGCGCGTTGATGATGATCCGGTCGGCCTTGCGGACGTCCTTCAGCCCCTGGCGGATGTCCCACAGCGCGCGGGACCAGATCTCCCCGTCGGCGTGCACCTCGCCGCGCACGTCCTGCGGGTACTTCTTGTCCGTGTCGGTGCGGCGGATGCAGTGCGGCGCGCTGGTGTACGAAGTGCTGTCCCAGTCCATCAGGCACGGCAGGGGCGTCCTGACCGGCGCTCCGTTGGCCCGGGCCACCGAATCGGCCACCGTCAGCGCGAGGTAATCCCCGAACGCCTCGCCGATGCTCCCGGCTTCCAGGCTGGTCCCGAAGCCCGGCACCTGCGCGTTGTGCACCGCGTGCCCGTACTCGTGCACGATGACCTCGCCGTCCTCGGCGTCGTCCACGCCGCCCTTGCCCAGGCGGATGATGTCGGGCTGGTCGTTCTGGTACGAGTTGTCGATCCCGTACTGGCTGACCTTCAGCGCCTGCTGCCGCCTGTTCACGGGCGGCAGTTCGCTGCCGAAGCCCAGCGACTGGATGTACTTCTGCGCCTCGGTCACCCAGAAGTACGCCATGACCTGCTCGAAGCCGTCCTGATCGCGGGTGAAGTTAAACGGTCCGCTGCCGTACACGGGCGTGCCGGTCTCCGTGACGACCTTCGCGTAGTCGCCGCTCAGGTACCCGCTGCCGTCGAGGTTCGTCAGGGTGACGGGGTAGTACGCGCTGGCGGGCACG encodes:
- a CDS encoding Type 1 glutamine amidotransferase-like domain-containing protein, coding for MKLLLTSGGVTNASIHAALVERLGRPTAECHALCIPTAQHGHPWCTPGSAWRFVAGRSPAPMVDLGWASVGLLELLALPHRPREQWEAWVRAADVLLVDGGDAAFLTHWLRQTGLADLLPELKDTVWVGVSAGSMALTPRIGSQFVSWAGADGDDRGLGLVDVPIFPHLNYPDFPDNRMANAEAWAAQIGGPAYALDDQSALQVVDGVTQVISEGEWRAFP
- a CDS encoding M36 family metallopeptidase, coding for MKVNPRSALTGLLGLSLLAACGQTPAGGMLSAQGGAGKPATGLTSVAARAFVPNPVQTTGDQSLTDGKDSAAAVPASAYYPVTLTNLDGSGYLSGDYAKVVTETGTPVYGSGPFNFTRDQDGFEQVMAYFWVTEAQKYIQSLGFGSELPPVNRRQQALKVSQYGIDNSYQNDQPDIIRLGKGGVDDAEDGEVIVHEYGHAVHNAQVPGFGTSLEAGSIGEAFGDYLALTVADSVARANGAPVRTPLPCLMDWDSTSYTSAPHCIRRTDTDKKYPQDVRGEVHADGEIWSRALWDIRQGLKDVRKADRIIINAQFRFAPDTTFAAAAQHTVDTAQVMYGAQAAATVKAAFVDRGILK
- a CDS encoding molybdopterin oxidoreductase family protein, with protein sequence MTAPDSLSRDVLLTCPLDCPDACRLKVTVGRDAPGGPERMLKVTGDAAHPITRGFACAKTVHYPARANHPDRPLYPLKRVNAKTEAEPVWARVTWDEALDDIAARLRTLLDTRGPGSILRYNYAGTMGLMEGTHVHALFRALGAPELDETICATAGTEAWSLGYGTRFGVDPADVAHARLIVLWGINSLSTNSHLTPHLTAARKAGARIVCVDPYRNRTAAFADEHLKIIPGTDAALALGVMHELFAHGWTDEAYIAEATTGVGELREAAREWTPERTAEVTGLDADVIRAFARAVGTTRPTYFRVGYGMTRHEHGGTNLRAVTLIPALTGDWRHRGGGCTLSNSGAFRLNRTRLGAAHLIRPDAARVNMNEYAAALRPERGFGATFIYNCNPAVVAPDAGRVRAGLQRDDLLVVVLEQAMTETARLADYLLPATTFAEHADVYTSYGHHYLGYNPATLDAPGEARPNSWVFQELARRLGVTEPSVYWTVDELLEELLASDHPLVAGITPERLKAEGSVRLNLPDGFLPYAHGAETPSGKVQLSPAPAHREPLAGLNAEYPVRLLTPPAHHFLNSTYGNLANLNRAEGGEPHLLLHPGDAQASGVTDGALATLTSEIGSVQRRVKVTDAAQPGAAILEGTWWGLSAPDGRSINELTAQTLTDLGGGSTFHNTRIRIEPA
- a CDS encoding VOC family protein; protein product: MNWTLEVIVVPVTDLDRARAFYADGLGFHVDHDTVRGGQRLIQFTPRGSGCSVVIGSALRPMPPGTLRGMQLVVNDLRAAHAELLARGVPVSDMQVRGGPTPRPATPDDDLNFVGFLSFQDPDGNGWSVQQITARP
- a CDS encoding VOC family protein, with product MRAVTPFLMFQGQAAPALALYLTLPGARLLHRQDTPEGRVQMAELELSGQRVRVTDSPVPHAFTFTPSTSLFLDCDTREEFDRVCGALGAGGEYLMPPDDYGFSVRFAWLNDPHGVSWQVNLPA
- a CDS encoding YdeI/OmpD-associated family protein — its product is MPTFTATLTLHGKTATGLSVPEHVITELNSGRRPSVHVTLNGTHSYRSTLGVMGGQTLLPVSAEHRAAAGLNAGDTVTVTLTPDAAPREVTLPTDLQSALDAQPGARDAFSQLSPSRQREHARQVETARADATRTRRIQAVLASLTHT
- a CDS encoding dihydrofolate reductase family protein; the protein is MRPLIVCNFVTLDGCYEDATRTLAPLFEYQHPDYHADDGFDHATLSLLERAGTLLLAGRESARNNLRYWQGVLTDPGATDVRRAFARRIAQIEVVIVSDHLTPDDLTAFPNARAVRVADAPDTVRTLKGQPGGPLLILLSRLLWNDLLARGLVDELHLTTFPLLAGPGGTPLFTGRPPVQFRLIRSETFPGSGNVLSVYDVTRTAAAGG
- a CDS encoding VOC family protein — translated: MFTLHPYLGFDGQAREALEFYRSCLGGTLDLMTVADSPVAAQIPAHMQEFILHGSLTSGALTLSASDMTEDVGRTHSVTLALTTHDLGHARQVFGSLSQGGAVTHPLSPSFWGGTFGQLTDRYGHHWMMNVLPQPG